A single region of the Dehalococcoides mccartyi genome encodes:
- a CDS encoding glutamine synthetase family protein — protein sequence MVNDSIALNPNPVIQHLGKPPEEFTKKDLIKFIEDNNIKAVNFRHLGGDGRLKTLNFVISSKPQLDRVLSAGERVDGSSLFSYIDSASSDLYIVPRYKTAFVNPFSTTPTLELLCSYYTKDGTPLPSSPENILKKANQSLLKSTGLTFQAMGELEYYVIANKQNQYPATTQKGYQESAPFCKWETLRYEAMQAIAKAGGRIKYGHSEVGHIFNEEHEMEQNEIEFLPVPVEDAADQLVIAKWILWMMGHKHGVVVTFAPKILVGHAGSGLHVHTKLMNNGTNALINGGGLSETARKAIAGYLRLAPSLTALGNTVPLSFLRLVPHQESPTNICWGDRNRSVLVRVPLGWLNVGNMAKDANPQETDEPTAFSDSQTVEFRCPDGSANIHLLMAGLAVAARHGLEMENALELAKKLYVDVNIFADENNQIQQALPQLPSSCWDSAECLIKDRQIYEKDNVFPPTVIDGLAKILKSYNDNDLSQRFYGKNDEIQKLVDRYLHFA from the coding sequence ATGGTAAATGATAGCATAGCCCTAAACCCAAACCCGGTAATTCAGCATTTAGGAAAACCTCCCGAAGAATTCACTAAAAAAGACCTGATAAAATTTATAGAAGACAATAACATTAAAGCTGTTAATTTTCGGCACCTGGGTGGTGACGGTCGCTTAAAAACCTTAAATTTTGTAATAAGTAGCAAGCCGCAACTGGACAGGGTATTGTCCGCCGGCGAAAGAGTTGACGGTTCAAGCCTCTTTTCGTACATTGATTCAGCTTCAAGTGACCTGTATATTGTTCCTCGCTACAAAACTGCTTTTGTTAACCCGTTCTCGACTACACCGACACTCGAACTGTTATGTTCGTACTATACGAAAGACGGCACTCCTCTGCCGAGTTCCCCTGAGAATATTCTTAAAAAAGCCAACCAGTCGTTGCTGAAAAGCACCGGCCTGACTTTTCAAGCTATGGGTGAACTGGAATACTACGTGATAGCAAATAAACAAAACCAGTATCCCGCTACAACCCAAAAGGGCTACCAGGAATCAGCCCCTTTCTGCAAGTGGGAAACCTTAAGATACGAGGCAATGCAGGCAATAGCCAAGGCGGGAGGCCGTATAAAATACGGCCATTCTGAGGTTGGTCACATATTTAACGAAGAGCACGAGATGGAACAGAATGAGATAGAATTTCTGCCTGTGCCAGTTGAAGACGCCGCCGACCAGCTGGTTATTGCCAAGTGGATACTGTGGATGATGGGGCACAAACACGGGGTTGTGGTAACATTTGCACCAAAAATTCTGGTTGGCCACGCTGGAAGCGGCCTGCATGTACATACCAAATTGATGAATAATGGCACAAATGCACTGATTAACGGTGGTGGTCTCAGCGAAACAGCACGCAAGGCCATTGCCGGTTACCTAAGACTGGCTCCGTCACTAACTGCCCTTGGAAACACTGTCCCGCTCTCATTCCTCAGACTGGTACCCCACCAGGAATCTCCTACCAATATATGCTGGGGTGACCGCAACCGCTCTGTTCTGGTGCGTGTGCCTCTAGGCTGGTTAAACGTGGGAAATATGGCAAAGGATGCCAATCCGCAGGAAACAGACGAGCCCACCGCCTTCAGCGACAGCCAAACAGTAGAATTCCGTTGCCCGGATGGATCGGCGAATATTCACCTGCTTATGGCAGGGCTAGCCGTTGCCGCCCGGCATGGGCTTGAGATGGAAAATGCCTTAGAGTTAGCCAAAAAACTTTATGTTGATGTTAATATTTTCGCTGACGAAAATAACCAAATCCAGCAGGCGCTCCCCCAATTGCCTTCTTCTTGCTGGGATTCGGCGGAATGCCTTATAAAAGACCGCCAGATATACGAGAAGGACAACGTATTCCCGCCGACTGTAATTGATGGCTTGGCAAAAATTCTGAAGTCATACAATGACAATGACCTTAGTCAGAGGTTCTACGGTAAAAATGATGAAATCCAGAAGCTGGTAGACCGATATTTGCATTTTGCATAA
- a CDS encoding recombinase family protein encodes MVETKRAVAYVRVSSASQVEGYSLDAQERLFTELCKNRGWQAVRIYREEGKSAHVDSIHKRPVFRKLLEDAAKNEFEIVVVHTLDRWSRNLTVTLESLKLLGRYGIGLVSIVENLDYSKPDGILFTQMLGAFAQYFSEALSTHVRKGLDQRAREGKHNGCIPFGYESCWEIGDKGEKKRRCEKEHPGGLHIHSREGPAVAELFRRYSSGTTTLSQLAIWLNEQGFRTRNTKNLPDANGELVSGPRLFTSSSVRNILHNPFYTGQINHRDEILTGAHEALISRELFDTVQLALKKNSGRSETLTTSPGREYMLKGLVRCAYCGMPMWAQTYKSGNSYYREHQASRSIQECPGHGGTIACHVIDKQIRELVSAIELGPGWLEEVLSIISLKDEVERVKKEKEQVTGKLHRMAKTYIDGLIPEEEYLRQKRLLELSLESLVVPDYDASEQAGKLIQNLPVLWSKANLAEQRKILLTMLDGVYVDVKQSRSVIAVKVKPPFKPIFQVAVSKKESKIRILNEPLGTSPAGSSVFLVETGEGWLRSETHGDWSLASRIPSIKFKQFKLRGI; translated from the coding sequence ATGGTCGAAACTAAACGGGCGGTTGCCTATGTCCGGGTCTCTTCGGCTTCACAGGTTGAGGGTTACTCTCTGGATGCCCAGGAAAGGCTATTTACCGAGCTCTGCAAGAACCGGGGTTGGCAGGCTGTACGTATATATCGGGAAGAAGGCAAATCCGCCCATGTAGACAGTATTCATAAACGACCGGTCTTCAGGAAACTCCTGGAAGATGCAGCCAAAAATGAATTTGAGATTGTAGTTGTACATACACTTGACCGCTGGTCGAGGAATCTTACCGTTACTCTGGAATCACTAAAACTACTGGGCAGGTACGGGATAGGGCTGGTCTCTATTGTTGAAAATCTGGATTATTCTAAACCGGATGGTATCCTTTTCACCCAGATGCTGGGGGCATTTGCCCAGTATTTCAGTGAAGCCTTAAGTACCCATGTCAGAAAAGGACTTGACCAAAGAGCTAGGGAAGGCAAACACAATGGCTGTATCCCATTCGGCTATGAATCCTGTTGGGAGATAGGCGACAAAGGAGAAAAGAAAAGGCGCTGCGAGAAGGAACACCCCGGGGGACTTCACATTCACTCAAGGGAAGGACCAGCCGTAGCCGAGCTTTTCCGGCGCTATTCCTCTGGTACAACCACTCTCTCCCAACTGGCTATCTGGCTAAATGAACAGGGATTTCGTACCCGCAATACCAAAAATCTACCTGATGCCAACGGAGAATTGGTTTCAGGGCCAAGATTATTTACCAGTTCCTCAGTCAGAAATATCCTGCATAACCCCTTCTATACCGGGCAGATAAACCACCGGGATGAAATCCTAACCGGTGCCCATGAAGCCTTAATCAGCCGGGAATTATTTGATACTGTCCAACTAGCCTTAAAAAAGAATTCGGGCAGATCTGAAACCTTGACTACTTCACCTGGTAGAGAATACATGCTTAAAGGACTGGTCAGGTGTGCCTATTGCGGAATGCCTATGTGGGCACAAACTTATAAAAGCGGAAACAGCTACTATCGGGAGCATCAGGCTTCAAGAAGCATACAGGAATGCCCCGGACATGGCGGTACTATAGCCTGCCATGTAATAGATAAACAGATAAGGGAACTTGTTTCCGCTATAGAGCTTGGTCCGGGCTGGCTTGAAGAGGTACTCTCCATCATAAGCCTTAAGGATGAAGTGGAAAGAGTTAAAAAAGAAAAAGAGCAGGTAACAGGTAAGCTCCACCGCATGGCCAAGACCTATATAGATGGTCTGATACCTGAGGAAGAATACTTAAGGCAGAAAAGACTTCTGGAACTCAGTCTGGAATCACTGGTTGTACCTGATTATGATGCATCCGAGCAGGCTGGGAAACTTATCCAGAATCTGCCTGTACTCTGGAGCAAGGCAAACCTTGCTGAACAGAGGAAGATACTTTTAACCATGCTGGACGGGGTGTATGTGGATGTGAAACAGAGCCGCTCGGTGATTGCAGTTAAGGTAAAACCGCCCTTTAAACCCATTTTTCAGGTGGCGGTATCAAAGAAGGAATCCAAAATACGTATCTTAAACGAGCCTTTGGGTACTTCACCCGCCGGCTCGTCCGTGTTTCTGGTGGAGACGGGGGAGGGTTGGCTGCGGTCAGAAACACACGGGGACTGGAGTTTGGCTAGTCGTATTCCCTCAATAAAATTTAAACAGTTTAAGTTGCGGGGTATTTAA
- a CDS encoding ParB N-terminal domain-containing protein — METTNLPLEILREAVWNPNQLDEKTLEKLKQSIKRYGLVENLVVRSKDGYFEVLSGNQRLKVLVELKIQTVPCIVLELNDSEAKLLTQALNHIHGVDDLGLRAQLLREILSQIKQEEVLLVLPESSDNLTSLASIGQEELSVQLQNWQQSRLTKLSHLNFQLTNDQKKVVEEAITRFIPFARGNKSDNPTLRGQALYLLCQSYLDKE, encoded by the coding sequence GTGGAAACAACTAATTTGCCCTTGGAGATTCTCAGGGAAGCGGTCTGGAACCCGAACCAACTGGATGAGAAGACACTTGAGAAATTGAAACAGAGCATTAAAAGATATGGACTGGTTGAAAATCTGGTGGTCAGATCTAAAGATGGGTATTTTGAAGTCTTATCCGGCAACCAGAGATTAAAGGTACTGGTTGAACTTAAGATACAAACTGTGCCTTGTATTGTACTTGAATTAAATGACTCTGAAGCTAAACTGTTGACTCAGGCTCTAAATCATATCCACGGGGTGGATGACCTGGGGCTCAGAGCTCAACTTCTACGGGAAATTTTGTCCCAGATTAAACAGGAAGAAGTACTTTTGGTATTACCTGAATCCTCGGATAATCTGACTTCTCTGGCTTCCATAGGCCAGGAAGAATTGAGTGTTCAGCTCCAAAACTGGCAGCAATCCAGACTTACCAAATTGAGTCATCTCAATTTTCAATTGACAAATGACCAGAAGAAAGTTGTAGAAGAAGCCATAACCCGGTTTATTCCCTTTGCCAGAGGTAATAAAAGTGATAATCCCACTCTAAGAGGACAGGCTTTGTATCTATTATGTCAATCGTATTTGGATAAGGAGTAA
- a CDS encoding helix-turn-helix domain-containing protein has translation MVRKKIEKSETKIECGFLSFSEAQEFLGISHQTIYNLIKKGLPSYKLGNKRVFIKEDLINWVKSQKSSP, from the coding sequence ATGGTTAGAAAGAAAATAGAGAAGTCAGAAACGAAGATTGAGTGCGGTTTTTTATCTTTTTCAGAGGCTCAGGAATTTCTGGGTATCAGTCACCAGACAATCTACAATCTGATTAAGAAAGGTTTACCTTCATATAAGCTGGGAAATAAACGGGTGTTCATAAAAGAGGATCTGATTAACTGGGTAAAATCCCAAAAATCATCGCCATAG
- a CDS encoding DNA polymerase III subunit alpha has translation MYAELHCHSYYSFLDGASSLEELILKAKELGYTALAITDHNNLCGAMSFARLCKSLGIKGIIGAEITLEGGYHLTLLAKDSRGYSNLCRLITEAYRQGDRRQPELPREYLAEHTEGLIVLSGCTKGELVELVNSHKSDEAARLIKEYQEWFGVENYFIEIQSNLVYGDVGRNRTLYQLSAQTGAKLVATGNVHYHQRERHQLQDCLVAIRHCQTLEESHRVRRPNSEFYLRTLDELKEAFKDYPQALENTLNIAAKCDFDLATASGYSFPEYQTENGKSPDEYLEEICNQAALRRYGTVSPQVEFRLREELRLVKKHRLAGFLLLYHDVAKLGREVMVDLGLSSADLPLEENPPGRGRGSSVSLLIGYLIGISHIDPLEFGLSLERFMPEDSLSCAPDIDLDFPRSIREELILRTHEKWGWRHAALTGTIGTYQIRGAVRDLGKVLDLPAEELAQLSAQLEWGSARKLEKVMQKLPQFKEKLDSPGWCDLLRLSWELDGFPKYLGQHPGGMIISSTPISDVVPVQPATTPGRYICQWDKDSIDDAGFVKIDFLALGALSQIQECTGLIYERTGTMPDMSRIDFNDQKVYDMLCRGDTIGIFQVESAAQMQTIVRLKPRNLFDMAHEVGAVRPGVGVNGGVQEYLARRCGKKPVVFDHPLEKHALERTLGIVLFQDQVNQLAIDVAGFKPAEADQLRRAFSRRHNQALLEDYRSRFLAGALARGVDEETAGVIFSKFNGQYMFPESHAFAFGVTAYQASWLKLYYPLEFFTAIFNQQPMGFYNLETLKEDAKRHGIKILNPDINKSDRLCRIENGAVRLGLLMVSGLGEAAASAITETRTERGNYKRIGDFLERSGVLEDVALNLASAGAFDSFELNRRKVKWEIGLRYQPANSQLPLPLPVEQDLATLAPPCNWDKMIDEYSNLGLYPTGHIMDSLRHKLGKGICTSKGIDKMKDGDYLSTAGLVIRRQRPRGKVVFLTLEDEFGHIPCMVFPSVYRQSELTFKKPFLIVSGYLSRKDGACNLVIQKVESLDVKEKVTASRDWR, from the coding sequence ATGTATGCCGAGCTTCACTGTCACAGCTATTATTCTTTCCTTGACGGGGCATCTTCACTCGAAGAGCTTATACTCAAGGCAAAAGAGCTTGGGTATACCGCTCTTGCCATTACTGACCATAACAATCTTTGTGGTGCTATGAGTTTTGCCCGGTTGTGTAAAAGCTTGGGCATAAAGGGGATCATAGGCGCAGAAATTACCCTTGAAGGCGGTTATCACCTGACCCTGCTTGCAAAGGACAGCCGGGGTTATTCCAACCTTTGCCGCTTGATAACTGAAGCTTACCGGCAGGGAGATCGCCGTCAGCCGGAGCTTCCCCGTGAGTATCTGGCTGAACATACAGAAGGTCTTATAGTCCTCTCAGGTTGTACAAAGGGCGAGCTTGTTGAACTGGTGAATTCCCATAAATCAGACGAAGCAGCCAGGCTTATCAAGGAATATCAGGAATGGTTCGGGGTGGAGAATTATTTCATAGAAATCCAGTCAAACCTGGTTTATGGAGATGTTGGGCGAAACCGCACACTTTACCAGCTTTCTGCCCAAACTGGGGCAAAACTGGTTGCCACCGGTAATGTCCATTACCACCAGCGCGAACGTCACCAGCTTCAGGACTGTCTGGTGGCAATACGCCACTGTCAGACACTTGAGGAAAGCCACCGGGTAAGGCGGCCCAATTCAGAATTTTACCTGCGCACTCTAGATGAACTTAAAGAGGCCTTTAAGGACTACCCACAGGCATTGGAGAATACACTTAATATTGCCGCCAAATGCGACTTTGATCTTGCAACCGCATCTGGTTACAGTTTCCCTGAGTACCAAACTGAAAATGGTAAAAGTCCGGATGAGTATCTGGAAGAAATTTGCAATCAGGCAGCCCTAAGACGCTACGGTACTGTCAGCCCGCAAGTTGAATTCCGGCTTAGGGAAGAATTGCGTCTGGTTAAGAAACACAGGCTGGCTGGTTTCCTGCTCCTATACCATGATGTGGCCAAACTGGGACGGGAGGTTATGGTGGATTTGGGACTAAGCAGTGCAGATTTGCCGCTTGAGGAAAACCCTCCCGGTCGGGGGCGCGGGTCATCAGTATCTTTACTTATCGGCTATCTTATCGGCATTTCCCATATTGATCCGCTTGAATTTGGTCTTTCTCTTGAGCGCTTTATGCCTGAAGACAGCCTTAGCTGTGCACCGGATATAGATCTGGATTTTCCCCGCAGTATCCGGGAAGAGCTTATCCTGAGAACCCATGAGAAATGGGGTTGGCGGCATGCCGCTCTTACCGGCACTATAGGCACTTATCAGATACGCGGAGCGGTAAGGGATCTGGGCAAAGTACTGGATCTGCCAGCGGAAGAACTTGCCCAGCTTTCGGCTCAGCTTGAATGGGGGAGCGCCCGCAAGCTTGAAAAAGTTATGCAAAAGCTCCCTCAATTTAAAGAAAAACTGGATTCACCCGGCTGGTGTGACCTTTTACGTCTTTCCTGGGAACTGGACGGCTTCCCCAAGTATCTTGGACAGCACCCCGGCGGTATGATAATTTCTTCCACTCCGATTTCAGATGTAGTGCCTGTTCAGCCAGCAACCACTCCCGGACGCTATATCTGCCAGTGGGATAAAGACAGCATAGATGATGCCGGCTTTGTGAAAATAGATTTTCTGGCTCTGGGTGCACTTTCTCAGATACAGGAATGCACCGGGCTTATTTATGAGAGAACCGGCACTATGCCGGATATGTCAAGAATAGATTTTAATGACCAGAAGGTCTATGACATGCTCTGCAGAGGAGATACCATAGGCATTTTCCAGGTGGAATCTGCCGCCCAGATGCAGACTATTGTGCGTTTAAAGCCCCGCAACCTGTTTGATATGGCCCATGAGGTAGGTGCAGTACGTCCTGGGGTGGGTGTAAATGGGGGGGTGCAGGAATATCTGGCCAGACGATGCGGTAAAAAACCTGTAGTTTTTGATCACCCACTTGAAAAGCATGCCCTTGAGCGCACCCTGGGGATAGTCCTTTTTCAGGATCAGGTAAATCAATTGGCCATAGATGTGGCCGGTTTTAAACCAGCCGAGGCAGATCAGCTAAGGCGGGCTTTTAGCCGCCGGCATAATCAGGCACTCTTGGAAGATTACCGGAGCAGGTTTCTTGCCGGTGCGTTGGCGCGGGGGGTAGACGAAGAAACCGCCGGGGTTATTTTCAGCAAGTTTAACGGTCAGTATATGTTTCCCGAATCCCATGCCTTTGCCTTCGGGGTGACTGCCTATCAGGCCTCATGGCTGAAACTATATTACCCTCTGGAATTTTTTACAGCTATTTTTAACCAGCAGCCGATGGGCTTTTACAACTTGGAAACCCTAAAAGAAGACGCCAAGCGTCATGGTATAAAGATTCTGAATCCAGATATAAATAAAAGCGATAGGCTCTGCCGGATAGAAAATGGGGCAGTAAGACTAGGTTTACTTATGGTGAGTGGCCTGGGTGAGGCGGCAGCAAGTGCCATTACTGAAACACGTACTGAGAGAGGTAATTATAAACGCATTGGTGATTTTCTGGAAAGAAGCGGGGTACTTGAAGATGTTGCTTTAAACCTGGCAAGCGCAGGCGCTTTTGACAGTTTTGAACTTAACAGGCGCAAAGTAAAGTGGGAGATAGGTTTGCGTTACCAGCCAGCCAATAGCCAACTTCCATTGCCGTTGCCGGTTGAACAGGATTTGGCTACACTTGCTCCACCATGTAACTGGGATAAAATGATAGATGAATATTCCAATCTTGGACTTTACCCGACCGGGCATATAATGGACAGTTTAAGGCACAAATTAGGCAAAGGCATTTGCACGAGTAAAGGCATAGACAAAATGAAAGATGGGGATTATCTGAGTACTGCAGGACTGGTTATCCGCCGCCAACGCCCCCGCGGCAAGGTAGTATTTCTTACCCTTGAAGATGAATTTGGGCATATACCTTGCATGGTATTCCCTAGCGTTTACCGGCAGAGTGAACTTACTTTCAAAAAACCTTTTCTGATAGTGAGTGGTTATCTTTCGCGGAAAGACGGAGCCTGTAATTTGGTTATTCAGAAAGTGGAGTCTCTGGATGTGAAAGAAAAGGTGACTGCCTCCAGGGATTGGCGATAG
- a CDS encoding DNA polymerase Y family protein gives MDILCILIPHFAFECAVLAGKLCREQKAGLVYSIDSQKYLLDYTPGLEGLKKDMPLGQALSHHPDMQVMKADIPEYNRMFEGVLDGLEYFSPFIEGNGIGEVYADSSGLEKLYGGRVALLERARMAVPEAFGIRLGLGKSKFEARIAALYAEDPTYYLSGRLSGDFFKKLPCHILPVSLKCRQMLKAFGLDTLAKIAELSLSQLQAQFGTDGQRIWKLCRGQDSSPFCPRIKQECIEESTSLPSPTVSLEVLFMTAEALLAKAFARLGERRLGIRCLTMRTLGWRGESWEQEINFKEPALNQTAIIRRVRQVLENCSQPGPVEQVSLRLSRLSYPVGWQGSIFTEVRSSEKLVDNIRQMEMRFGTPKVFKVKEMEPWSRIPERRYALVPLNQ, from the coding sequence ATGGATATTTTATGCATCTTAATACCGCATTTTGCCTTTGAATGTGCTGTACTTGCCGGAAAACTTTGCCGGGAGCAGAAGGCAGGGCTTGTTTACAGTATTGATTCTCAGAAATACCTGTTGGATTATACCCCTGGGCTTGAAGGGCTGAAGAAAGATATGCCGCTGGGTCAGGCGCTTTCGCACCACCCTGACATGCAGGTGATGAAAGCAGACATACCGGAATATAACCGGATGTTTGAAGGTGTTCTGGATGGCCTTGAATATTTCAGCCCTTTTATAGAAGGAAACGGAATTGGCGAAGTATATGCAGATTCCAGTGGGCTTGAAAAGCTTTATGGCGGCAGGGTAGCTTTGCTTGAGCGGGCGCGTATGGCTGTGCCCGAAGCCTTTGGAATTCGCCTTGGACTTGGTAAGAGTAAATTTGAGGCCCGTATTGCTGCACTATATGCCGAAGATCCTACTTATTACCTTTCCGGCAGGTTGAGCGGTGATTTTTTTAAGAAACTGCCCTGCCATATATTGCCGGTGAGCCTAAAATGCCGCCAAATGCTGAAAGCTTTTGGGTTGGATACTTTGGCTAAAATAGCCGAACTGTCACTTTCTCAGCTTCAGGCTCAGTTCGGTACGGACGGGCAACGTATCTGGAAACTCTGCCGGGGTCAGGATAGTTCACCGTTTTGCCCGCGGATAAAACAGGAATGCATAGAAGAAAGCACCAGTCTTCCTTCCCCCACAGTTTCACTTGAAGTGCTATTTATGACGGCAGAAGCCCTGCTCGCTAAAGCCTTTGCCAGGCTGGGTGAGCGCAGGTTGGGTATCCGCTGCCTCACAATGCGTACGCTTGGCTGGCGCGGGGAAAGCTGGGAGCAGGAAATTAATTTTAAAGAGCCGGCTTTAAACCAGACGGCGATAATCAGGCGTGTAAGACAGGTGCTTGAAAACTGTAGCCAGCCTGGGCCGGTGGAACAAGTGAGCCTCAGGCTTTCACGTCTTAGCTATCCGGTAGGCTGGCAGGGCAGTATTTTTACTGAGGTAAGGTCCAGTGAAAAGTTGGTAGATAATATCCGCCAGATGGAAATGCGTTTCGGTACACCCAAGGTATTTAAAGTGAAGGAAATGGAGCCATGGTCAAGGATACCCGAAAGACGCTATGCCCTGGTGCCTTTAAACCAGTAG
- a CDS encoding DUF72 domain-containing protein — protein sequence MSKIYIGTSGWSYPKGEGTWNGYFYPKGTKNELGFYSQCFNCVEINSSFYTPLNPAYVWNWVKKTPPDFSFMVKLWQKFTHPEMFEKATGKVASLSGADVDIFKRGIAPLEATGKLGAVLAQFPPGFINTDENKLYLEALLNTFSQYPLAVELRHRSWSDDIKTRKLLSSLDIAWVQIDEPVFKSSISQELPLTSSKLAYLRFHGRNAQDWWTGNAETRYRYLYSAEEINELAERVKKAVGSTQTTFAFFNNHWQGYAPKNATDLKQAIQARFALEE from the coding sequence ATGAGTAAAATTTATATAGGCACCTCAGGCTGGAGCTACCCAAAGGGCGAAGGTACATGGAACGGTTACTTTTACCCTAAGGGAACTAAAAACGAACTGGGATTCTACAGCCAGTGTTTCAACTGTGTGGAAATAAACAGTTCTTTCTACACCCCACTCAACCCGGCTTATGTCTGGAACTGGGTGAAGAAAACCCCGCCAGATTTCAGTTTCATGGTTAAGCTTTGGCAGAAATTTACCCACCCCGAGATGTTTGAAAAAGCAACCGGCAAGGTTGCCTCACTCTCAGGTGCAGATGTAGACATTTTCAAACGGGGAATAGCTCCGTTAGAAGCTACAGGAAAGCTGGGGGCAGTATTGGCACAGTTTCCACCCGGTTTTATAAATACCGACGAAAACAAACTCTACCTTGAGGCACTGCTTAATACCTTCAGCCAGTACCCGCTGGCAGTGGAACTGCGTCATAGGAGCTGGAGCGATGATATTAAAACTAGAAAACTACTTTCATCTCTTGATATAGCCTGGGTGCAGATAGACGAACCAGTATTTAAATCTTCAATAAGCCAGGAACTTCCACTCACCTCTTCAAAACTGGCATACCTTCGTTTTCATGGGCGGAATGCCCAGGATTGGTGGACAGGAAATGCTGAAACACGCTACCGCTACCTATACTCAGCAGAGGAAATAAATGAACTGGCAGAACGGGTTAAAAAAGCAGTAGGCTCTACCCAAACCACCTTTGCTTTTTTTAATAATCACTGGCAGGGATACGCACCAAAAAACGCAACAGACTTAAAGCAAGCTATTCAGGCGCGATTTGCTCTAGAAGAATAA
- a CDS encoding helix-turn-helix domain-containing protein: MIVKKFVSETKTAQASNKLSLICKPLEVQDEKLTLSVQEVTKLLGVSKSGVYELVHTGKIPSLRFGRRILIPRMQLDKMISMQILLSA, translated from the coding sequence ATGATTGTTAAAAAATTTGTCTCGGAAACTAAGACAGCGCAAGCAAGTAATAAGCTAAGTTTGATATGCAAACCATTAGAAGTTCAGGATGAAAAATTGACTTTATCTGTTCAAGAAGTGACTAAGCTGTTAGGAGTTAGTAAAAGTGGGGTTTACGAACTAGTTCACACTGGAAAAATTCCTAGTCTCAGATTTGGCCGCAGGATTCTTATTCCCCGGATGCAGTTGGATAAAATGATTTCAATGCAGATACTTCTATCAGCGTAA